Proteins co-encoded in one Sphingopyxis sp. BE259 genomic window:
- a CDS encoding redoxin family protein: protein MINQPVPAVILKTRVRDEAVDGPNPFRWQDVDTGEAFGTGRHILFGLPGAYTPTCSNEQCPGFERLYGDFVSEGVTDIHCISVNDAFVMYNWGKSLGVQNVKMVPDGSGAFTRRMGMLINKDHVGFGMRSWRYTAIVDDGIVVQMFVEPGINDVGTDADPYVESTPEKALEWVKANPYQGKLAQAA, encoded by the coding sequence ATGATCAATCAACCCGTTCCCGCCGTGATCCTCAAGACGCGCGTCCGCGACGAGGCCGTCGATGGCCCGAACCCGTTCCGCTGGCAGGATGTCGATACCGGCGAAGCCTTTGGTACCGGCCGCCACATCCTGTTCGGCCTGCCCGGCGCCTACACGCCGACTTGCTCGAACGAACAATGCCCGGGTTTCGAGCGCCTCTACGGCGATTTCGTCAGCGAAGGCGTTACCGACATTCATTGCATCAGCGTCAACGACGCGTTCGTGATGTACAACTGGGGCAAGAGCTTGGGCGTTCAGAACGTCAAGATGGTCCCCGACGGCTCGGGCGCCTTCACCCGCCGCATGGGCATGCTGATCAACAAGGATCACGTCGGTTTCGGCATGCGCAGCTGGCGCTATACCGCGATCGTCGATGACGGCATCGTCGTCCAGATGTTCGTCGAACCCGGCATCAACGATGTTGGCACCGACGCCGATCCCTATGTCGAATCGACCCCTGAAAAGGCGCTCGAATGGGTGAAGGCAAACCCGTATCAGGGCAAGCTGGCGCAGGCGGCTTAA
- a CDS encoding 2'-5' RNA ligase family protein, with product MGAADQRYFDGLRAAHFPPERNYLTAHITLFHQLPPSALGELDGLIRRIAADTPPPAARLRELYSLGKGVAYRIDSPELLAIRERIAEHFTGMLTAQDQGIPRLHITVQNKVTASEARALLAELAADFQPRPLAIAGLAAHHYRGGPWEAAFARNFRAPRG from the coding sequence ATGGGTGCGGCGGACCAGCGATATTTCGATGGTCTTCGCGCCGCGCATTTTCCACCCGAGCGTAATTATCTGACGGCGCATATCACGCTGTTTCATCAGCTGCCGCCCTCGGCGCTGGGCGAACTCGATGGGCTGATCCGCCGCATCGCCGCCGACACCCCACCGCCAGCGGCGCGGCTGCGCGAGCTCTATTCGCTCGGCAAGGGGGTCGCCTACCGGATCGACAGCCCCGAGCTGCTGGCGATCCGCGAGCGCATCGCCGAGCATTTCACCGGCATGCTGACCGCGCAGGACCAAGGGATACCGCGGCTCCACATCACGGTACAGAACAAGGTGACTGCCAGCGAGGCCCGCGCGCTGCTGGCCGAACTCGCCGCCGATTTCCAGCCGCGCCCGCTGGCAATCGCGGGCCTGGCCGCGCACCATTATCGCGGCGGCCCTTGGGAAGCGGCCTTCGCACGGAATTTTCGCGCCCCGCGCGGATGA